The Lepisosteus oculatus isolate fLepOcu1 chromosome 4, fLepOcu1.hap2, whole genome shotgun sequence genome window below encodes:
- the LOC107077221 gene encoding E3 ubiquitin-protein ligase TRIM39-like, which translates to MNMEHIYANIENKSPNFDKGVEAELQSKGNLGVLESVEKSERDSSPYKILALICSGLSCVLLITTVIFSSYYFLRQTTTTQVLPQNTSLVYTNYSSSNWSSSAFKQELPTIVEDIQNSCFNLQDNLTDVHEEAKRCSDTIKRHNLVPLCNSNYVIACSVLTKISKRERRIPTTVWKWIQNASADVVLDPDTAHVSLNISNDGKCAVLSDVPQSSASTRFTVNVGVLGKVGFISGRHYWEVDVRDNLNWGVGIFRGSAPRNTYLRPENGAWAVERWSKTKFSFITEPRTLLSQDLLPQRVGVYVDCEEGQLSFYKVETQNLIYTANVHFTEKYYPLFYTESKMNISLVPVLESEY; encoded by the exons ATGAACATGGAACACATTTACGCCAACATTGAAAACAAGTCACCAAACTTCGACAAGGGCGTGGAAGCAGAACTGCAGAGCAAAGGAAACCTGGGAG ttctgGAATCGGTGGAGAAATCCGAAAGAGACAGCTCTCCGTACAAGATCCTGGCCCTCATCTGCTCGGGTCTGAGCTGTGTGCTCCTGATAACCACTGTCATCTTCAGTTCTTATT atttcCTCAGGCAAACCACAACTACCCAAGTTCTACCCCAAAACACCTCCCTTGTGTACACAAATTATTCATCTTCAAACTGGAGCTCTTCTGCTTTTAAACAAG AACTGCCGACGATAGTGGAGGACATTCAAAACAGCTGTTTTAACCTACAAGACAATTTAACTGATGTTCATGAAGAAGCTAAACGCTGCAGCGACACCATAAAGAGACACAACCTGGTCCCACTGTGCAACAGCAACTACGTGATTG CCTGCTCTGTTCTTACGAAAATATCAA aaagagaaagaagaatACCTACAACAG tgTGGAAATGGATTCAAAATGCATCAG CTGATGTAGTCCTGGACCCTGATACAGCCCACGTCAGCCTGAACATCTCCAATGATGGGAAATGTGCAGTCTTGTCTGATGTTCCTCAGTCCTCTGCATCGACAAGATTTACTGTCAATGTGGGTGTTTTGGGTAAAGTGGGATTCATCTCAGGGAGgcactactgggaggtggatGTGAGGGATAATCTGAACTGGGGTGTGGGCATCTTCAGGGGATCTGCTCCTAGAAATACATACCTTAGACCTGAGAACGGGGCCTGGGCAGTGGAGCGGTGGAGTAAAACCAAGTTTAGTTTCATTACCGAACCCCGAACACTATTATCTCAGGATCTGCTTCCACAGAGAGTGGGGGTCTATGTAGACTGTGAGGAAGGGCAGCTGTCATTTTACAAAGTGGAGACTCAAAATCTCATTTACACAGCTAATGTACATTTCACAGAAAAATACTACCCATTGTTCTACACAGAAAGCAAAATGAACATTTCCCTTGTTCCTGTTCTTGAGTCTGAGTATTAA